A window of Costertonia aggregata contains these coding sequences:
- a CDS encoding beta strand repeat-containing protein — MKLKSILFTACLFMSLTALGQIKIGDNPQNIDAASVLELESQSRALVITRVNTAQMNSITPLAGALVYNTDLQCVHYYDGAQWVNFCDSQTFTTEAIVNTNETIVITPDLDNASSNFEIAKRGIQSDNITIGGVNTGNIQDGTILGDDIQAGAITTTNIANNAITTDKIADQTIQTIDILPANNNDVLTTEGSTVVWKRLSALNIDGENITTNDGSIAITSGANGSVLLPVDIEVAPLGITTAKLSDDAVNNSKLADGAVRRENMTPDAISSAEIEDRTIVPNDLADGTTAGEVIQWDGTDWRLVEVSSLSVTEVDGVIGNEVTGPTDTTLQVNGLGTSTDPLTLDVSPEGINTVELATDAVTTIKILDANITDAKLDKANIPLSGFGAAGAALDLGSNQINNLLDPTLNQDAATKIYVDNAVGGINTLADGRIYIGDGTDTAQEIILGGDATLANDGTLTIANNAITTIKILDANITNAKLDKANIPLSGFAAAAAALDLGNNQVNNLANPTLNQDAATKLYVDTAIGGVNTLADGRIYIGDATNNVQEVAITGDATLSNTGVLTIANDAITTTKILNDAVTIDKINGDGALNSLLVTDGAGDPFWIERDLLVDGTTVGFNATPQLEVLENGITNLQMADNAINTDEIVDDAVNAIKIAPDVAGTGLQQNATTGALEINPATITGDGDITSTELTITGGIDAAFNNVTLEIAADAVTTVKILDNNVTPAKIAQGASGNVLTTDASGDVVWAAPSEATVTATAGSVFFANGSNGVAENNAQLFWDATNNRLGVGAATRPLANKLTVDGTTRTSGLLNSNGTEGTPSYRFSNDTGLDTGMYFPAQDQLAFSAGGQEILRLRESVGNGLEAIIEGTLELNDQLVDINGNTGNVGDVLKATATGTEWAEPAVVVMGKANGANAIKVSGATVAGGGGINTVSFNTARGDNNYIIQVSVVGDNRIYVTAQTTGSFTVEIRRNSDNALVVAEWFFTITDF, encoded by the coding sequence ATGAAACTAAAATCCATACTTTTTACGGCCTGTTTGTTCATGAGCCTTACCGCTTTGGGCCAAATAAAAATTGGTGATAACCCACAAAATATTGATGCAGCATCTGTTTTGGAGCTGGAAAGCCAGTCAAGGGCGTTGGTCATAACCCGGGTGAATACGGCCCAAATGAACAGTATTACACCTTTGGCCGGGGCTTTGGTCTACAATACCGATCTACAATGCGTACATTACTATGACGGGGCGCAATGGGTGAATTTTTGTGATTCGCAAACCTTCACTACCGAAGCTATCGTAAATACGAACGAGACTATTGTGATTACCCCGGATTTGGACAACGCCAGCTCCAATTTCGAAATCGCCAAAAGGGGAATCCAATCCGACAATATAACCATTGGAGGCGTAAATACGGGAAACATACAGGATGGGACAATTTTGGGAGATGATATACAAGCGGGAGCGATTACAACGACCAATATTGCGAACAATGCTATTACTACAGATAAAATTGCAGATCAAACCATACAAACCATTGATATTTTGCCTGCAAACAACAACGATGTCCTAACCACTGAGGGCTCAACCGTGGTCTGGAAAAGATTATCGGCATTGAATATTGATGGGGAAAACATTACAACCAACGACGGATCCATCGCCATAACTTCAGGAGCTAATGGTTCTGTCTTATTGCCGGTTGATATAGAGGTTGCACCATTGGGCATAACCACTGCAAAATTAAGCGATGACGCTGTAAATAACAGTAAGTTGGCAGATGGTGCGGTACGGAGGGAAAATATGACACCTGATGCCATTTCCTCTGCCGAAATAGAAGATAGAACAATAGTTCCCAATGATTTAGCGGATGGCACTACTGCTGGAGAAGTAATACAATGGGACGGGACTGACTGGAGACTTGTTGAAGTGTCATCACTTTCGGTTACCGAAGTTGATGGAGTTATCGGAAACGAGGTAACAGGGCCCACCGATACCACTTTACAGGTAAATGGGCTAGGCACGAGTACCGACCCGTTAACATTGGATGTTTCTCCGGAAGGAATCAATACTGTAGAGCTGGCAACCGATGCGGTTACCACTATAAAAATTCTCGATGCCAATATAACCGATGCCAAACTGGATAAGGCCAATATTCCCCTAAGTGGTTTTGGTGCTGCAGGGGCCGCTTTGGATTTGGGCAGCAACCAAATCAACAATCTTTTAGACCCTACCCTAAATCAAGATGCAGCAACAAAAATATACGTTGATAATGCAGTGGGCGGTATAAATACCCTTGCCGATGGGAGGATTTATATTGGTGACGGAACAGATACCGCCCAGGAAATTATTCTTGGCGGCGACGCTACTTTGGCCAATGATGGGACTTTGACCATAGCAAATAATGCGATTACCACTATAAAGATTCTCGACGCCAATATAACCAACGCCAAACTGGACAAGGCCAATATTCCCTTGAGCGGCTTTGCAGCAGCAGCAGCAGCATTGGATTTAGGTAATAATCAAGTTAATAATCTAGCTAATCCTACACTAAATCAAGATGCAGCTACCAAATTGTATGTAGATACGGCTATAGGAGGTGTCAATACACTGGCCGATGGAAGAATTTATATTGGTGATGCCACTAACAATGTTCAAGAAGTAGCAATCACAGGAGATGCCACCTTATCAAACACTGGGGTTCTGACCATTGCAAACGATGCGATTACCACGACAAAAATATTAAACGATGCCGTGACCATTGACAAAATCAACGGGGACGGAGCTCTAAATTCTTTGTTGGTGACTGATGGCGCAGGTGATCCTTTTTGGATAGAGAGGGATCTATTGGTTGACGGTACTACCGTAGGCTTTAACGCAACGCCCCAATTGGAAGTTTTGGAAAACGGTATAACCAATCTTCAAATGGCCGATAATGCCATAAATACTGATGAGATTGTTGATGATGCGGTAAATGCAATCAAAATAGCACCAGATGTTGCAGGAACTGGTTTACAACAAAATGCGACGACCGGAGCACTTGAGATAAACCCTGCTACAATAACGGGGGACGGGGACATCACATCAACAGAACTTACCATTACAGGCGGTATCGATGCTGCTTTCAACAATGTAACGCTAGAAATTGCAGCTGATGCAGTGACTACGGTAAAGATTCTCGACAACAATGTAACCCCTGCGAAAATCGCACAAGGAGCGAGTGGGAATGTCCTTACGACCGATGCTTCCGGTGATGTGGTATGGGCAGCTCCATCAGAAGCTACCGTAACCGCTACGGCGGGCTCTGTATTTTTTGCCAATGGCTCAAATGGGGTTGCAGAAAATAATGCCCAGTTGTTTTGGGATGCTACCAATAATAGATTGGGAGTAGGGGCAGCTACTAGGCCATTGGCAAACAAATTGACCGTAGATGGTACTACAAGAACATCGGGACTTTTAAATTCCAATGGTACCGAAGGGACTCCTTCTTATAGATTCAGTAATGATACGGGGCTAGATACTGGTATGTATTTTCCCGCTCAAGATCAGTTAGCGTTTTCTGCTGGAGGTCAAGAAATACTGAGATTAAGAGAATCAGTTGGCAATGGTTTGGAAGCAATCATTGAAGGAACTTTGGAGCTCAATGACCAACTTGTTGACATAAATGGAAACACGGGAAATGTCGGTGATGTATTAAAAGCAACAGCCACTGGCACTGAGTGGGCTGAACCAGCTGTGGTTGTCATGGGTAAAGCTAATGGTGCCAATGCCATTAAGGTCAGTGGTGCTACAGTAGCTGGTGGCGGTGGAATAAATACTGTATCATTCAATACGGCTAGAGGGGACAACAACTACATAATTCAAGTAAGTGTAGTTGGGGACAATAGAATTTATGTTACGGCTCAAACAACAGGTTCTTTCACGGTAGAAATTAGAAGAAACAGTGATAATGCCTTGGTTGTTGCTGAATGGTTCTTTACAATAACAGATTTCTAA
- a CDS encoding peptidase associated/transthyretin-like domain-containing protein: MKNHILLFFSFLLFVSVQAQEDDRVLLRGKVMYRDSNVSNEYVINVNTEKAVSTNDNGQFETWVKVGDLLVFTAVNYELKSVVITDAILKNNRLVVEVNEKVTELDEVVVSPENQEKFLEVKNEEFKGYEYEIDRTSEVQNIALSQTERGMQDGLNIKNIFKALFKAVKTEEGEERPPLKVSEVLRTVYDDEFFVMDLKLPQDKIDAFLLYCDAKMPSQSLLQKDNEFQLIDFLVTHSKTYLKELQAEE; encoded by the coding sequence ATGAAAAACCACATACTTCTTTTCTTTTCCTTTTTGCTGTTTGTCTCCGTACAGGCACAAGAAGACGATCGTGTTTTGTTGCGTGGTAAGGTCATGTATCGTGACAGTAACGTTTCCAATGAATATGTCATAAACGTAAATACCGAAAAGGCCGTAAGTACGAATGATAACGGACAATTTGAAACATGGGTCAAAGTAGGCGACCTGTTGGTATTTACAGCGGTAAACTATGAATTGAAATCGGTCGTCATAACCGATGCCATTCTAAAAAACAACAGGCTTGTGGTCGAGGTGAACGAAAAGGTGACCGAGCTGGATGAGGTGGTGGTTTCCCCCGAAAACCAGGAAAAATTTTTAGAGGTAAAGAATGAGGAGTTCAAGGGTTATGAATACGAAATAGACCGTACTTCCGAGGTGCAGAACATTGCCCTTTCGCAAACCGAGAGAGGAATGCAGGACGGGCTCAACATCAAAAATATATTCAAGGCACTGTTCAAGGCGGTAAAGACCGAGGAAGGGGAGGAGCGCCCACCTTTAAAAGTGAGCGAAGTGCTACGCACGGTTTATGACGATGAATTTTTTGTGATGGATCTTAAATTGCCCCAAGACAAAATAGATGCCTTTTTATTGTATTGTGATGCCAAAATGCCATCGCAGTCCCTCTTACAGAAAGATAACGAGTTTCAGTTGATAGACTTTCTGGTGACCCACAGCAAGACTTATTTAAAAGAACTGCAAGCTGAAGAATAG
- a CDS encoding DUF6702 family protein, whose translation MLKKVLILFLLPLFAFTVGHKFYVSVTNINYDDEDKALQITSRIFIDDLEKVLGERYGISAKLATDDESKIAQEYVEKYLKTKFLVAIDGETVTYDYLGSKYDKDIIICYVEVSNVDFSKISSVTVENEILTDLFDEQQNVVHFKYNGKKKSFVLMRGNTKGMLNL comes from the coding sequence ATGTTAAAAAAAGTATTGATTCTTTTCCTACTGCCCTTGTTCGCGTTTACGGTGGGGCATAAGTTTTATGTAAGCGTGACCAATATAAATTACGATGACGAGGATAAAGCGCTACAGATTACTTCACGAATATTCATTGATGATTTGGAAAAGGTTTTAGGGGAACGTTATGGCATTTCGGCAAAATTGGCCACTGATGATGAATCTAAAATAGCCCAGGAATATGTTGAAAAGTACTTGAAAACCAAATTTCTGGTAGCGATTGATGGTGAAACGGTTACGTACGATTATTTGGGAAGTAAGTATGATAAGGACATTATAATTTGCTACGTAGAAGTGTCCAATGTGGATTTTTCGAAGATTTCATCGGTAACTGTTGAAAATGAAATATTGACCGATTTGTTCGATGAACAACAAAACGTGGTTCATTTTAAATACAATGGCAAAAAGAAGAGTTTTGTCCTGATGAGGGGCAATACTAAAGGAATGTTAAATTTATAA
- a CDS encoding carboxypeptidase-like regulatory domain-containing protein codes for MLGIFANAQTSDILTGKVKSTDTDVADVYIFNKTFLKSTITDAEGNFSIPARRNDTIVFTALKYKKKEIVVTVSLLESTFLTITLEEFVNELDEVTVRPYNLSGNLGSDVGTLKTEPVVTAQTLGLPNANAKTFTQSERLLKEASFGPFSVGTLTSVPFNPLINAITGRTKMLKKRVATDKKYRRTLRIQQLYKDSVFVKDFKIPMDRINDFMYFCEVDDTFAAIADGKDELRIWEFLKSKSDVYRKNNKLD; via the coding sequence ATGCTGGGTATTTTTGCAAATGCCCAAACCTCGGATATTTTGACCGGTAAGGTAAAAAGTACCGATACCGATGTGGCCGATGTTTATATTTTCAACAAAACTTTCTTGAAGTCCACGATTACCGATGCCGAGGGTAATTTCTCGATTCCTGCTAGGCGAAACGATACGATTGTGTTTACGGCACTAAAATATAAAAAGAAGGAAATCGTAGTTACTGTCTCTCTTTTGGAAAGTACTTTTTTGACCATTACCTTAGAGGAATTCGTGAATGAATTGGATGAAGTCACCGTAAGGCCTTACAACCTTTCCGGTAATTTGGGCTCGGATGTGGGAACGCTCAAGACCGAACCCGTAGTAACAGCACAAACTTTGGGGCTTCCCAATGCCAATGCAAAAACATTTACGCAGAGCGAACGGCTGCTGAAAGAAGCTTCATTCGGGCCCTTTTCTGTGGGCACGCTTACCAGCGTTCCCTTTAATCCGCTCATAAACGCCATTACGGGTCGCACCAAAATGCTGAAAAAACGTGTGGCGACCGATAAAAAGTACCGGCGTACCCTACGAATACAACAACTCTACAAAGACTCTGTATTTGTAAAAGATTTTAAAATTCCTATGGATAGAATAAACGACTTTATGTATTTCTGCGAGGTAGACGATACTTTTGCTGCAATTGCCGATGGTAAAGATGAATTAAGGATTTGGGAATTTTTAAAGTCGAAAAGCGATGTGTATCGTAAGAATAATAAGTTAGATTGA